A single region of the Vicia villosa cultivar HV-30 ecotype Madison, WI linkage group LG4, Vvil1.0, whole genome shotgun sequence genome encodes:
- the LOC131600203 gene encoding uncharacterized protein LOC131600203 isoform X2, with protein sequence MHNLKVCKFSHVCCNSYNSPPKVGPKYKEGASLCSCFSDIISLFNFGASKKNYLKLVFARLKYKQICWDDSILKKHVDVNNMNLLKNEITGEDSEVVNVDEKYFPAKLIDDSCFISLELNGFFESCLPKLLQGCKKVLLYSTLKHGISLRTMIRKTAKLNTPVLLVAGDMQGAVFGALLDCPLIPTTKPKYQGTHQTFVFTNIYGHPRIFRPTGVNRYYYLCSNDSLALGGGGGFALRLDGDLLTGTSGPCETFGNRCLAHSPEFELKNVELWGFTHA encoded by the exons ATGCATAATTTGAAAGTTTGCAAATTTTCTCATGTGTGCTGCAATTCTTACAACTCTCCTCCCAAG GTTGGACCAAAATACAAAGAAGGAGCATCATTGTGTTCATGCTTCTCTGATATCATTTCTTTGTTTAACTTTGGTGCATCCAAGAAAAACTATCTGAAGTTAGTTTTTGCTAgattaaaatataaacaaatttgCTGGGATGATAGTATATTGAAAAAGCATGTTGATGTTAATAACATGAAtttattgaaaaatgaaattaCTGGTGAAGATTCTGAAGTAGTAAATGTTGATGAAAAGTATTTTCCAGCTAAGCTCATTGATGATTCTTGCTTTATTTCTCTTGAattgaatggtttttttgaatCATGCCTTCCAAAGTTATTACAAGGGTGTAAGAAGGTATTACTCTATAG TACTTTGAAACATGGAATATCACTTCGTACAATGATTCGTAAAACTGCTAAACTTAATACCCCTGTTTTGCTG GTTGCTGGAGATATGCAAGGAGCTGTGTTTGGTGCATTGCTTGACTGCCCCTTAATACCAACAACAAAGCCTAAATATCAA GGGACACACCAAACTTTTGTGTTTACTAACATATATGGCCATCCAAGGATTTTTCGACCTACTG GTGTCAATAGATACTATTACTTATGTTCCAATGACTCGCTTGCACTTGGAGGCGGTGGTGGTTTTGCTTTACGCTTAGATGGAGATTT GTTAACTGGAACTAGTGGACCCTGTGAAACATTTGGAAACCGATGTCTTGCTCATTCTCCAGAGTTTGAATTAAAGAATGTTGAG TTATGGGGTTTCACACATGCTTGA
- the LOC131600203 gene encoding uncharacterized protein LOC131600203 isoform X1, which translates to MHNLKVCKFSHVCCNSYNSPPKVAHVCCNSYKSPSKVGPKYKEGASLCSCFSDIISLFNFGASKKNYLKLVFARLKYKQICWDDSILKKHVDVNNMNLLKNEITGEDSEVVNVDEKYFPAKLIDDSCFISLELNGFFESCLPKLLQGCKKVLLYSTLKHGISLRTMIRKTAKLNTPVLLVAGDMQGAVFGALLDCPLIPTTKPKYQGTHQTFVFTNIYGHPRIFRPTGVNRYYYLCSNDSLALGGGGGFALRLDGDLLTGTSGPCETFGNRCLAHSPEFELKNVELWGFTHA; encoded by the exons ATGCATAATTTGAAAGTTTGCAAATTTTCTCATGTGTGCTGCAATTCTTACAACTCTCCTCCCAAGGTTGCTCATGTTTGCTGCAATTCTTACAAATCTCCTTCCAAG GTTGGACCAAAATACAAAGAAGGAGCATCATTGTGTTCATGCTTCTCTGATATCATTTCTTTGTTTAACTTTGGTGCATCCAAGAAAAACTATCTGAAGTTAGTTTTTGCTAgattaaaatataaacaaatttgCTGGGATGATAGTATATTGAAAAAGCATGTTGATGTTAATAACATGAAtttattgaaaaatgaaattaCTGGTGAAGATTCTGAAGTAGTAAATGTTGATGAAAAGTATTTTCCAGCTAAGCTCATTGATGATTCTTGCTTTATTTCTCTTGAattgaatggtttttttgaatCATGCCTTCCAAAGTTATTACAAGGGTGTAAGAAGGTATTACTCTATAG TACTTTGAAACATGGAATATCACTTCGTACAATGATTCGTAAAACTGCTAAACTTAATACCCCTGTTTTGCTG GTTGCTGGAGATATGCAAGGAGCTGTGTTTGGTGCATTGCTTGACTGCCCCTTAATACCAACAACAAAGCCTAAATATCAA GGGACACACCAAACTTTTGTGTTTACTAACATATATGGCCATCCAAGGATTTTTCGACCTACTG GTGTCAATAGATACTATTACTTATGTTCCAATGACTCGCTTGCACTTGGAGGCGGTGGTGGTTTTGCTTTACGCTTAGATGGAGATTT GTTAACTGGAACTAGTGGACCCTGTGAAACATTTGGAAACCGATGTCTTGCTCATTCTCCAGAGTTTGAATTAAAGAATGTTGAG TTATGGGGTTTCACACATGCTTGA